From Streptomyces sp. NBC_00683, one genomic window encodes:
- a CDS encoding sulfurtransferase, producing MKPIITASEYVSESAGPRPPVLLDIRWQLGGPHGRPDYEAGHIPGAVFVDLEAELSGPAGSGGRHPLPRPETFGAAMRRAGVSHGTPVVVYDGGLGWAAARAWWLLRWAGHPDVRVLDGGLAAWTGELSTKVPTPDEGDFRPEPGALPLLDADAAAALARSGLLLDARAAERYRGDVEPIDRVGGHIPGAVSAPTVQNVAEDGRFLPAGSLASRFAALGADGDTEVGVYCGSGVSGAHEVLALEIAGHRAALYAGSWSEWSSDESRPVATGPNPS from the coding sequence ATGAAGCCCATCATCACCGCATCCGAATACGTGAGCGAGTCGGCAGGGCCACGTCCGCCGGTGCTCCTGGACATCCGCTGGCAGCTGGGCGGTCCTCACGGCCGCCCCGATTACGAAGCCGGGCACATCCCCGGCGCGGTGTTCGTCGATCTCGAAGCGGAGCTCTCCGGTCCGGCGGGCAGCGGCGGGCGCCACCCGCTGCCCCGCCCGGAAACCTTCGGGGCGGCCATGAGGCGGGCCGGCGTCTCCCACGGCACACCGGTGGTGGTCTACGACGGCGGCCTGGGCTGGGCGGCGGCCCGCGCCTGGTGGCTGCTGCGCTGGGCGGGACACCCCGACGTCCGCGTTCTGGACGGCGGTCTCGCGGCATGGACCGGAGAGCTCTCGACGAAGGTTCCGACGCCCGACGAGGGTGATTTCCGGCCCGAACCGGGTGCGCTCCCCCTGCTGGACGCGGACGCCGCCGCGGCACTCGCCCGCTCCGGGCTGCTGCTCGACGCCCGTGCCGCGGAGCGCTACCGGGGCGATGTGGAGCCGATCGACCGGGTGGGCGGTCACATCCCCGGCGCCGTATCTGCCCCGACCGTGCAGAACGTGGCCGAGGACGGGCGCTTCCTCCCCGCCGGATCGCTGGCCTCCCGCTTCGCCGCCCTGGGGGCCGACGGGGATACCGAGGTCGGTGTCTACTGCGGCTCGGGTGTCTCGGGCGCCCATGAGGTGCTGGCGCTGGAGATCGCCGGACACCGGGCCGCGCTGTACGCGGGTTCCTGGTCCGAGTGGTCCTCGGACGAGTCCCGCCCCGTGGCGACCGGGCCGAACCCCAGCTGA
- a CDS encoding VOC family protein: protein MTEAAARRTPGAPCWVSLIVHGLTATQEFYGNLFGWEFRPGPEELGPYVRALLHGKEVAGIGQLPPDRHLPIAWTTYLATEDADLTAEVIRACGGTVAVGPIVAGSAGRLAIASDPSGAVFGIWQAAAHVGTALAGEPGTPVWNELVTRETSSVAKFYQAVFGFELEAVVSADFDYQTLHLEGRPVAALHGVGHALPRDRGPHWMTYFEVSDTDDAAARVVELGGHVLQPPREGSSGRLATVADPEGAVFTIVRSADR from the coding sequence ATGACCGAGGCTGCCGCCCGGCGCACGCCCGGAGCACCTTGCTGGGTGAGTCTGATCGTGCACGGCCTGACCGCGACCCAGGAGTTCTACGGCAATCTGTTCGGCTGGGAGTTCCGGCCGGGACCCGAAGAGCTCGGGCCGTATGTCCGCGCGCTGCTTCACGGGAAGGAAGTCGCGGGCATCGGCCAGCTTCCCCCTGACCGCCACCTGCCGATCGCCTGGACCACCTATCTCGCCACCGAGGACGCCGATCTCACCGCGGAGGTGATCCGCGCCTGCGGTGGAACGGTCGCCGTCGGGCCGATCGTCGCCGGGAGCGCGGGCCGCCTCGCCATCGCCTCGGACCCGAGCGGAGCGGTCTTCGGCATCTGGCAGGCCGCCGCGCACGTCGGTACGGCCCTGGCGGGCGAACCCGGAACCCCTGTCTGGAACGAGCTGGTGACACGCGAGACGTCCTCGGTCGCCAAGTTCTACCAGGCCGTGTTCGGGTTCGAGTTGGAGGCGGTCGTCTCGGCCGACTTCGACTACCAGACCCTGCATCTGGAAGGCCGCCCCGTGGCGGCTCTCCACGGGGTGGGCCATGCGCTGCCGCGCGACCGGGGGCCGCACTGGATGACCTATTTCGAGGTGTCCGACACGGACGACGCCGCCGCGCGTGTGGTGGAGCTCGGCGGACATGTCCTGCAGCCGCCGCGAGAGGGATCGAGCGGGCGGCTCGCCACGGTCGCGGACCCGGAGGGCGCGGTGTTCACGATCGTGCGGTCGGCGGACCGCTGA